The genomic DNA GGGTTCTCTTCCAGTTTGGAATAGTATATCAGACTCCCTATGAGAAGTTGCAGCAGATCCCCGGTATTGTAAAGAATATCATAGAGAGTGTAGAGGATGCTCTATTTGACAGAACGCATTTCTCCTCTTATGCTAATTCCAGTCTTCTCTTTGAGGTTGTCTATTATGTTATAGGTAGTGATTACAATAAGTATATGGATATACAGCAAGAGATAAATCTGGCTCTATTTAAAGAGTTTGAATCTAGGGCTATAGAGTTTGCCTATCCTACGCAGACACTCTATATCAATAAATCTAATGCTTGATATTTAAGCGGGTAATGTATAGATTTATTCTTTCTCTGACGAGTATTGTAATAACTGCTTCTTTCTTCTTGCCTTGGGTTAACGTTGAACAGACTCATGCAGGAGCTGTTAAAAAAGTTTTTACAGGGGAAGGAGCAGCCATTATAAAGCTAAGCGGTTTCAATATTCCCCTTGAAGCCAATGGCAGCAATTCTAGCCTTGTATTAAATATAGCAAAGTTCTTTAACTTTGGCTTAAGAGAGTTTGCGCATAAAAGTTGGTTTCTGTGGCTGGTTCCGGTATTTGCTATATCTATCGTTAGGTTCTCTAAGAGATATAAGAGAAGCAGGTCATTCAATCTTTTTATCTCTTTGGTAGGCTTTGGAATATCTTTAACCGTAATGCATGGAATCGTCGGTCTAGATCTGGATAAGTTTATTTATGAGATAAAATTAAAAGAAGGTTTTTGGGTTACCTTAGTATCTTTTTTTGTAATAGGATTGCTTGGGCTAATGCAGTTAAAATTGTTAACTGTAAAAAAGCCCAAGCATTGAAATCACTTTATAGAAATATCGTCTATATAGATAGCGCCTTCCTTTTTAGTTGCAGTCATATCTTCAAATACTAAAGTAAGCTCATTTAAGCTGGATAGATCATTAAGACCACCAAGGCTCTTAAAAGGTATAATTACCTCCTGCCAATCATCGGTTACGTTGCTTACGTAGTATTTTCCGACTTCTCCTTTTTCATTTTTAAGTTCGACTTTAAAAGTTGTAGTATAATCTCTCATCTCATCGCCTTTTATCCAGAAGCTCAATACAGATCTGTTTGAGGCGTCAAGACCGGCAAGGTCCATCCAGAAGCCGTTATAAGCAGGGTTGGGTGAGTCTACATCATAGTATATTTGAATTGAGTATCCTTCATCGCCCCGTCTTATAGTAGTTATAAAGCTATCCGTTGCACTTTGAGTTATATCATCCGGGTCTCTATCCCAGGCGCCAAAGTTTCCTTCAATATTGTTGGGTTTCTCTCCAGAATTAAAATCTGCGATAATTATTGGCTCTCCATAGGTTGTGATGATAGGTTCGATATCCTCTACCACCAACTCTTCTAAAGATTCAGCTGCAGGTTCCTCTGTTATTGCCTCTCTTTCCCCTGACGGTGCTTTTCCGCAGCTAATGCAAAAGATACATAGAAAAGCTAAGACCATAAGTCTTTTTGCCATATGACCACCTCCTTATTTATTTGTGGATATTTATTCTATGTAAAAGAAGCTTTATATGTCAACAAGGAAATAATTGATTTTTTCTGTCCTTGGTATACACTGTATTAATGCAAGATTTTAGTATTAAGAGGCGTATCTATTACCATGATACTGATTGCGGTGGTGTTGTCTATTACGCTAACTATCTTAAACATTTTGAAGAGGCGAGAACAGAGTTTTGTATAGATAGGAATATAGCGCTTAAAGAGCTGCAGGATAAGGGTGTATATTTTGTGGTTTCAAAGGTTGAAGTAGATTACAAATCTCCTGCTAAATATGGTGATATCATTAAAATATCAGCTGAAATAGAATATGTTAGGAGATCGTCTCTATCTTTTTATCAAGAGATTAAAAGAGAGGATAATCTTTTGGTTAAAGCAAATACACTCTGGGTCTGTGTGGATAGCAGTTTTAAACCGCGTATTATACCTGAAGATGTAAAAGCCTTATTTACTACTTAGTTTTTGGAGGGATACCAAAGCGGACGAATGGGCCTCACTCGAAATGAGGTGTTCTGAGTGATCGGGACCGGGAGTTCAAATCTCCCTCCCTCCGTTGTTATTCAACCTCTCTCCATTTCTCCCAGGTAATTGGCAGGGATTGCAATAATTCATTTACCTTAGTAAGAGCTTCATAAGAGAAATATACTTTAGAATTACTGCCTGAGTCAGGAATATGGAAGGTATCACCCGATAATACTATGCTTCCATATACTTTTACGTATGTCGGGGGAGATGTAAAAGCACTTCCAAGTTCAATAGAAGCTGAAGTTTGACTGCCTGATATGATATGTTTGGCAATGATAGCCCCTTTATATTGTCCGTAATTACCTATCTTAACCGTTGAATTTGGAGCATATATGTTGCAGTATAATTCAGGATGATTATAGGCAATAAAGACATCTTCGTAATAAAAAACATCTTCTCCTTCGTAGTCTATGCCTTCTACATAAAAAATGCAGTCTTCGGCACCTACAGATTCATTTTCTGGTTTTATTTTAGGAGTGTTTCCAAATTCAATTTTACCTTTAATATTAATATCTACAGGGTTTTGATAGCTTATTAAGCAGTTATTTCCGGCAGATATTTTGTTAATATTGTAAGTTCCTTCACTAAGTATTAAAGTAACATTGTTTCCCATAGTTATATCGTTGTAATTACCCGGTGTTAGTATATGAGTAGCATTAGTTGCTATAGCGATATTTTGAGTTCCTGCTTCAAAAGTGGGAAAGTCAGGTAACCCTGAAAAAGGAATACTGGCTGGTGAGATCTCATCTCCAGTATGTATAAACCCTACACCTGTAGTGAATTGAGTATTATAATAAATATCTCCTGAAACTGTAGCATTATTGCCCAAGGTAATTGAATCGCCTATGATTGAGCTGGCAAGATTAGCATTATCACCTATCGCTACTTCTCCGCCGTCTAAATATGCACCTATAGCACCGCTATTTATTGTTAAATTATTACCTACGATAATGCTCTCTATTCCTACAAGAGCAAAATCTTCTAGATTCATTGCAGGAGCTCCCTTTAAATATATCTTTGAGTTTTTACTCTCTGTCTGGTTTATTATGATAAGGCCATACCATGCAGCATCTCCAAGCATTTCGAGTATTGGATCACTCTCTGAATGAGATCTATCTTCAATATATAATATTCCGTAACCACTAAAACCATTTAATAGGGTTAGTTCTGCATTTGAAACAGATACAATCTGAAAGTTATCTTCAGAACCTATAGATATATTTATATAAGTTGTATCTTCTGATAGAGCAATATTAGCATTCTTTTTAATTACAGCTGCAAGGGCATCCATCTCTACTGAATAATCAAACTCTCCTTCTGTAGGAGGAGAGCCTTCTAAGGTAATATTACTTGTGTTAAGGAGGCTAGTTGATAAGTTTAATTTTATTGCTTCTTTTTCACCTGCAACTTCTATCTCCTCCATATTAAAGTTTTTACCGCTAAATATTGTATACTCTTCTTCTCCGGGTTCACCATGGATTTCAGCAGCGGAATTAGAATCTAAGAGCAGGAAGTTTAAAGCTGCAAGTTCATCTATATCTAATTGGATCTTTAAGCCTCTCTCTTGAGTCAGCTTCTTATAGGTTGCTTCAGAAGACGGCAGTAATAAGAGAAATATTAAAAATGCAGAGATTAAATTCTTTATATTCATTATTCAGCCTCTTTCCATTCCATCCAGAGGCTATCTGTTGCCGACTCTAAGCCGGAATTTACATTCTCTATTACTTCTTCGCAGTAATAGTTGTTGGTATATGTGCCTTCGGTAGGAATATAGAATTGGTTTCCTATCAATATGATACTGCCGCATATTGAGACCTCTTCTGCCTCTCCTTCTCCTCCTTCATCACCAGAAAATGCACTCTCTAATGTGATATCTATATTATTTCCAGCTATAATCTTATTGCCTACAATCGAACCCTCACAATTAGCGTTATTACCTATCTTTATATTTGAATATGTATTGGGAGCATAGACATTACATTCAGTTATTGCGTTGCTTCCCATTTCAAAAACATATGTATCGCTTGAATAGCTACCTTTAATATAGAAAATACAGTCATCTGCGCTGACGCTGCCATCATAAGGTATAATTTGGGGATTACTTCCCATATCCACTTTTTTGGTTATATGAACTGTTGAGATATCGCTATATTTTATTGCACAGTTATTACCCATTGTTATTTTATTGATGTAATAATCTCCTCCAGAGAATATTAAAGTACAATTATTACCGAATGAGAGGTTATTATAAGAACCAGCTAATAGGGTATAAGTTACATTATTATTTCTTGATATATTTTGAGTCCCGGAACTAAAGCTTGGAAATGTAGGTAGAGTGAGAAATGAGGGTGATAGTGGAGTTATCTTACTTCCATCTAGGTCAAGATTGCTTCCGTATACAAATGTATTGTATGTTACATCTCCGGCCACTTCATTATTATTGCCCATAACAATAGTACTTCCAAAAAGGGAGCCTTCAAATTCATGGTTATTTCCAATTACCATACTTCCCCCTGAAGCCGAGACTCCGACATTGCCGCTATCAAACTCTGCATTATTACCGAATGTTAGATAGTTTATCCCTAACATAGAGAAATTAGCTATACCTGTTTGACCTTCCCCTTCTGAACCGTTCAAAAATATCTTTGAGAGTTTATTGCTTTCTGGTTGGTATATTAAGATTACACCGTACCATTTCGCATTATTAATCATCTCAAGAATATATTCTTCTGGGCTATGGTCTCTATCTTCAATATAGAGGATGCCGTAACCAGTAAAATCTGTAGATAGGGTTAGTTTGACGTTATTTACATATAGGATATGATAATTTTCACTTGAGCCAAGGGTAGTGTTTTGCAATGTTGTGGCTTCTGTAATTATTGTATTAGCATTTTTACGCAAAAATGGAGCTAATGCATTCATATTTAGAGTATAACTAACGTTATCTATGATCGTACCGTTTACCCCCTCTAAAGTTACATCGCTTATATTTAAATTATCTTGGCTTATATTGCATCCTATTGCGGTATTGCCGCCTGTTATCACCTCACCATCTATGTTGTGGTTTCTACCATCAAATATCGTTGTCTCTGATGAACCTGCTAAGCCTTCAATATTAGCGCTAGGACTATCACCCGTTAGAATCAGATTAATCAATTCTAGCTCTCCCAAAGATAATTGAGGTTTTAAAGCTGTGATTGAAGTCTCTTTTTTATATTCTGCAGCATAAAGAGTGATGGACATTAAAAAAATAATAAGCATAAAAAATATTGTTTTTTTCATCTTTATCTCCATTTTGTATTTTCTTTATTTATAATTATGCAACATACATGCCAAGAGATGCAAGAGGGAAGTAATTGAGGTTTAAATGGTTATATAGGTGCTTGTACAGCAGCTATGAAAAAACTGACAACTTCAATTACTTAGTTTAACCAATCTTTACGTTTAAGATGAATATTATGCCAAAAGTGAATTATTTGTAGGAAAAAATGAAGAAAAATTAAGGAGAGAGATCAAGGTTTTATTTCAAAATCAGTAAGTTTTTTGAATTTTCTCATTCTTCTCTCTATATCGATAGTTGATATCTTCCCAAGCTTGCGTAGGCTAAAATCTTCAACAGCAAATGTTGCCATTATGGTTCCGTAGATGGTTGCTCTTCTTAAATTCTCATGGTCTATTCTTTTTATTTT from Candidatus Kaelpia imicola includes the following:
- a CDS encoding thioesterase family protein — its product is MQDFSIKRRIYYHDTDCGGVVYYANYLKHFEEARTEFCIDRNIALKELQDKGVYFVVSKVEVDYKSPAKYGDIIKISAEIEYVRRSSLSFYQEIKREDNLLVKANTLWVCVDSSFKPRIIPEDVKALFTT
- a CDS encoding carbohydrate binding domain-containing protein, with translation MAKRLMVLAFLCIFCISCGKAPSGEREAITEEPAAESLEELVVEDIEPIITTYGEPIIIADFNSGEKPNNIEGNFGAWDRDPDDITQSATDSFITTIRRGDEGYSIQIYYDVDSPNPAYNGFWMDLAGLDASNRSVLSFWIKGDEMRDYTTTFKVELKNEKGEVGKYYVSNVTDDWQEVIIPFKSLGGLNDLSSLNELTLVFEDMTATKKEGAIYIDDISIK